In a single window of the Zonotrichia leucophrys gambelii isolate GWCS_2022_RI chromosome 2, RI_Zleu_2.0, whole genome shotgun sequence genome:
- the SOCS6 gene encoding suppressor of cytokine signaling 6, translating into MKKISLKTIRKSFNLNKSKDESDFVVVQQPSLSEFGKDDSLFGSCYGKDLASCEVNSEDEKGGKNRSKSESLMGTLKRRLSAKQKQKGKGSTPSVSSADDDTFSSSSAPITFKDVRAQRPLRSTSLRNHHYSPTPWPLRPTNSEETCIKMEVKVKALVHSSNPSPALNGVRKDFHDLQSENVFQEQTNALKNTESQNGDLHLHIDEHVPVVIGLMPQDYIQYTVPLDEGMYPLEGSRSYCLDSSSPMEVSTVSSQVGGNAFHEDESQVDQDVVVAPDIFVDQTMNGLLIGTTGVMLQSPRVNHSDVPPLSPLLPPMQNNQIQRNFNGLNGTDAHVAESMRCHLNFDPNTAPGVGRVYDSVQNSGPMVVTSLTEELKKLAKQGWYWGPITRWEAEGKLANVPDGSFLVRDSSDDRYLLSLSFRSHGKTLHTRIEHSNGRFSFYEQPDVEGHTSIVDLIEHSIRDSENGAFCYSRSRLPGSATYPVRLTNPVSRFMQVRSLQYLCRFVIRQYTRIDLIQKLPLPNKMKDYLQEKHY; encoded by the coding sequence ATGAAGAAAATTAGTCTCAAAACAATTCGCAAGTCCTTTAACTTAAATAAAAGTAAAGATGAAAGTGACTTTGTAGTGGTTCAGCAGCCATCATTAAGTGAATTTGGAAAAGATGACTCCTTGTTTGGCAGCTGCTATGGTAAAGATTTGGCTAGCTGTGAAGTCAATAGTGAAGATGAAAAAGGAGGCAAAAATAGATCAAAAAGTGAAAGTTTAATGGGTACGTTAAAAAGGAGGctttcagcaaaacaaaaacagaaaggCAAAGGCAGCACACCATCTGTAAGCTCTGCAGATGATGacacattttcttcctcatctgCTCCAATAACCTTCAAAGATGTGCGAGCtcaaagacctctgagatccACTTCGCTCCGTAATCACCATTACAGCCCAACTCCGTGGCCACTCCGACCTACAAATTCAGAAGAGACTTGCATCAAAATGGAAGTGAAAGTCAAGGCCTTGGTTCATTCCTCTAATCCAAGCCCAGCACTGAACGGTGTTCGAAAGGACTTCCATGACTTGCAGTCAGAAAATGTGTTCCAGGAACAaacaaatgcattaaaaaatacgGAATCTCAGAACGGGGACTTGCATCTTCATATTGATGAACATGTGCCTGTAGTTATTGGATTAATGCCTCAGGACTACATTCAGTATACTGTGCCTTTAGATGAGGGAATGTATCCTTTGGAAGGATCACGTAGTTACTGTCTGGATAGTTCCTCACCCATGGAAGTTTCGACTGTTTCTTCTCAAGTGGGGGGAAATGCTTTCCATGAAGATGAGAGCCAAGTGGATCAGGACGTAGTCGTTGCACCGGATATCTTTGTGGACCAGACGATGAATGGTTTGTTGATCGGTACCACAGGAGTCATGTTGCAAAGCCCAAGAGTTAATCATAGCGACGTCCCTCCACTCTCACCTTTGCTACCTCCAATGCAGAATAATCAAATCCAAAGGAACTTCAATGGATTAAATGGCACAGATGCCCATGTGGCTGAAAGTATGCGCTGCCATTTGAATTTTGATCCTAACACTGCCCCAGGAGTTGGAAGAGTTTATGACTCTGTACAGAACAGTGGTCCTATGGTTGTGACAAGcctcacagaagaactgaaaaagCTTGCAAAACAAGGATGGTACTGGGGCCCCATTACACGCtgggaggcagagggaaaaTTAGCTAATGTGCCTGATGGCTCGTTTCTCGTTCGAGATAGTTCTGATGATCGTTATCTTTTAAGTTTGAGTTTTCGTTCCCATGGAAAAACTCTTCACACTAGAATTGAACACTCAAATGGTAGGTTTAGTTTTTATGAACAGCCAGATGTGGAGGGACATACATCTATAGTTGACTTAATTGAACATTCAATCAGGGACTCTGAAAATGGAGCTTTCTGCTATTCGAGATCCCGGCTGCCAGGATCTGCAACTTACCCAGTGAGACTGACAAATCCCGTGTCCCGGTTTATGCAGGTGCGCTCTTTACAGTACCTGTGTCGTTTTGTAATACGTCAGTACACCAGAATAGACCTGATTCAAAAACTGCCTTTGCCAAACAAAATGAAGGATTATTTACAGGAAAAGCACTACTGA